Part of the Paenibacillus guangzhouensis genome is shown below.
CAACCAATTGGCCTTCACTGATCAACCGATCCAACTCAGGTCCTGGCGATAGCGAAATCACATCAGGCAATTCACCGCTGGCATACATGGCGTTGAATCTTTGTTTGGCGTTGCCATTCGTCGGCAGATAATTAATGGATACTTTCTTATTTTCCAGAATCCACTTCGTGGTCACCGTCTCTCCCCATGGAGCAGGCTGCCATCCGTCATCAAACGTATACATTGAAAACGTTAGCGGTTGATCTTGGCTTGCTGTTTCTCCGGCCTTTCCATTCTCAGTCGCAGCTTTGCTCTCATCTTCGTCGCTTCCGCAGCCAGCTAGCATGGTACTGCAAGTTAGAACCGCGGCCAACATACAGGTCAGCCATTTTTTCTTGTTCATTGCTACGATTGCCCCTCTCTTATCATCTCTTCTATGTTATCGCCTTCTGGCGCATAACATCTACCTATTCTTTCAATGACCCGACAAGTACCCCTTTGACAAAATACTTCTGCACGAATGGATACACCATAACAATCGGTATGGTTGCTACCATCGTCGTTGCCATCACGATCGATTTATGCGTGACGCTCTGTGCGTTCTGCAAGAATTCCTGCTTGGTCGCACTGATCACCGTTGAGGATTCAAATGATAAAATCGATTGTATCGTTTGGTTCAGAATCACCTGTAATGGCAGCAGCTTCTGATTCGAAATATAAATCGAAGCGTCAAACCAAGCGTTCCAGTGGCCTACGGCAGTGAACAACGATAATGTCGCGATAACCGGTCCCGATACCGGCAAGACAATTCGGAAAAACGTATCGATGTGATTACATCCATCGATTCGGGCCGATTCCTCAAGCCCGTCAGGGAGTCCCAAGAAAAAGGTACGGAAGATAATCATATTCCAGACACTGATGATCCCAGGGATAATGAGAACCCAGAAAGTGTTCATCAAATGCAAGTCCTTAATAAGCAGATAACTCGGAATGAGACCTCCGCTGAAATACATTGTGATAACGCAGAGGATCATATAGAACTTTTTGCCGATCAATCCGCGCTTAGACATGGCATACGCGAACATGGAGGTAAACAAAATCGACAGGAAGGTTCCTGTAACGGTTCTTGCCACCGTGATCCAAAATGCGTTGATTAACCTTGCATCCTTAAAAACATATTTATAGTTCTCCAGCGTGAATGCTCTCGGCCAGATGGTAACGCCCCCAGCCGCTGTATCATTACCTGCATTAAAGGAAATAACCAAGGAGTTCCAGAACGGATACAACGTAACAACGGCGAGCAACAATAAAATTACATATACCACAACATCGATCATATGATCTTCGAGTGAACGTTTCACAAGGCGCCTCCTTTCTTCGATGCCATTACCATAAGCTTGAGTTCCCTAACCTTCTGGCAATCCAGTTCGCGATGACAAGCAGACCGACGCTGATTACGCCTTTGAACAAGCCAGCCGCCGTCGCATAGGAGAAGCGATAATTCTCGATCCCGACGCGATAGACATACGTATCAATCGTTTCTGACACCGGTCGCAATACGACGTTTTGCCCCTGATTGGTAAGCAGCAATATTTCTTCAAAGCCCGCGTTCAGAATTTGCCCAACCTGCAAAATGAGAAAGATAATAATGACAGGTGCGATGGACGGAATCGTAATGGATACCAGCTGCCGCATCCGGCCGGCGCCGTCAATCGATGCCGCCTCGTACATATGGGGATCGATTCCCGTAATGGCCGCCAAATAGACGATGGCGCCGAAACCGATTTCTTTCCAAATCCCCGACGTGATCAGAATACTCCAGAAGTACTCAGGGATGGAGAGCCAATGGACGGGTTCGTCGATGATGTTCAGCTTCTGCAGCAGCATGTTGACACTGCCGTTGTCAACCGACAACAAGGAGATGACGAAGCCGGACACGATGACCCACGAAATAAAATGCGGCAAGTAACTAACCGTCTGTACGAATCGCTTGAAAAATGCGTTCTTCACTTCATTCAGCATCAGCGCAAAAACGATCGGCGCAGGGAATGCGATGAACAGCTTCAACATGCTAATCACAATCGTATTCCGCATGATCTGCCAGAACTCTGGCGCGTTAAAGAACATCCTGAAATGTTTGAAGCCGACCCATTCGCTCCCAAAAAATCCTTTCGCCGGACTGTAGTCCTGAAATGCGGTAAGGACACCCCACATCGGGATGTAGGAGAAAATAATAATCATGATGATCGCAGGGATGACCATAATTTGCAGGTCCCACTGCCGTATAAACCGTCGATTCAAACGACTCACCTCCTGCTATTCTGTGAAGTTTCTTATTGGATCAAAAAAGTCCTATGCGATCGTGAAACGAGTGACAGCAGAGGATAACCCTTTCGCATGGGCCGTCACGATCACTTCGCCAGGTACTGGTTGCGATTGCAGCAGTACCGTCGCGATGCCCGCCTCGGCCTGCATCGGATTCTCACCAACGATGACAGCGGGACCTTCGACTTCGAAAGTTACTGCATGGTTGGCAGATGGTACGACAGTTCCATTCGCATCCAGAATCTCGGCATAGGCGAAGACAAAATCAGATCCATCTGCCGCGAGTTCCTTGCCGCTGGTGTCGATGCGAATGGAGAGCCTTTCAGGTTCAAGCGGCGTACGTACAATATGTTCGGCCTGATCCTTGCCTTCAATTCGTCCAATGGCTTTGAGTTCGCCGGGCTCATAAGCCACGCCTTCGAACGTAAATGGCGCTCTCTCCAGATGGCGGCAATTCCCTCCATCATGCCTGTTTACCATCACAATGCCTGTATCGTCCTTAGACTCCACGCTGCCCTCTTTCCACTTATGCTGCTCCTCGTCGGTCAGCCAATAATCGACTTCATAGCCTGTTACGCGTTCTCCGTATTCCGTGTCGGGCCCTTGGTCAGGTTTTTGTACACCTACCGATTTCCCGTTAACAAACAGTTCAATTTCATCACAGTTCGAATACACGACAACTTTGGCCCGCGAGACACGTTCTGTCCATGTGTTTGCAATGAACACCATCGGTCCGCTATCGATTTGTGCGTGTATCACATCCGGCTCTCTCTGACTCTGATAGAAGTAATACACGTATTTCGGCAGCCGGAAGGTATCTAACGCTCCGCATTCCGCAACCCGCGGATAGCAGCCCCGGTTATGGTCAATGCCAACCCACGAAGCGTCGCCTAGCGACCAACGGTTGCTTCGGTTACGATTCAGCGACCATTGATAATTCCACGCTTGCAGCAGCAACTTCTCTTCTCCGGCACCGCGCGGTACACGGCTAGTACTCTCCTGACCGCCGAATTCATAATCCCCGTATTCTCTGTCAAAGCCCCCCTTATTAGGCAGTGATTCCTCCAGTGGACGGGTCAAGTCACGATCTTCCCACATGGTGTACGGCACATCATAATTGACGTAGGCAGGGTCTATCCTACCAATCGTATCTCCCGAAGTGTTCATTTGGTCTCCGGGATATTCTTCATGGGCGATCAAATGGCATTCATGGAAAAATTCATCCGTAGCACCTTGTCGTTTGTTATAGGTCTCATTCAAGCTAACCTCCCACATGATCATACATGGATGATTCCGGTCACGGCGGATCATATCCCGAATGTTT
Proteins encoded:
- a CDS encoding carbohydrate ABC transporter permease, producing the protein MIDVVVYVILLLLAVVTLYPFWNSLVISFNAGNDTAAGGVTIWPRAFTLENYKYVFKDARLINAFWITVARTVTGTFLSILFTSMFAYAMSKRGLIGKKFYMILCVITMYFSGGLIPSYLLIKDLHLMNTFWVLIIPGIISVWNMIIFRTFFLGLPDGLEESARIDGCNHIDTFFRIVLPVSGPVIATLSLFTAVGHWNAWFDASIYISNQKLLPLQVILNQTIQSILSFESSTVISATKQEFLQNAQSVTHKSIVMATTMVATIPIVMVYPFVQKYFVKGVLVGSLKE
- a CDS encoding ABC transporter permease, whose translation is MVIPAIIMIIIFSYIPMWGVLTAFQDYSPAKGFFGSEWVGFKHFRMFFNAPEFWQIMRNTIVISMLKLFIAFPAPIVFALMLNEVKNAFFKRFVQTVSYLPHFISWVIVSGFVISLLSVDNGSVNMLLQKLNIIDEPVHWLSIPEYFWSILITSGIWKEIGFGAIVYLAAITGIDPHMYEAASIDGAGRMRQLVSITIPSIAPVIIIFLILQVGQILNAGFEEILLLTNQGQNVVLRPVSETIDTYVYRVGIENYRFSYATAAGLFKGVISVGLLVIANWIARRLGNSSLW
- a CDS encoding glycoside hydrolase family 2 protein; translation: MKCTNLGRSTLNFNKQWKFLLGDISGAEERLTPDVEWECVNLPHTPKIESLHVDLHYQGFCWYRKRFLVDETYQGMKLFIEFEAAMHEAYVWINGKFKLIHKGGYLPFMIDITEDVEFGVENVIAVRLDNRNNGSIPPGKPLESLDFSYFGGLYRNVKLHIMDKLHVTDAVYAGKQAGGGVFVKYSDVSQAAATVEVQTHVLNEHDHDKDVKIVTSILDNEGRCVGSSESLVETVTAGGDHTFKQLISLTYPQLWHPDTPYLYTLLTEIIDGDGRLTDEMLTRIGIRTISFSKTNGFMINGERLVIRGTNRHQQYPYIGNAASNNAQYRDAMKVKEGGFNFVRLGHYPQSPAFLDACDELGLMTVEPVPGWQYCEVGEFQEIVKQNIRDMIRRDRNHPCMIMWEVSLNETYNKRQGATDEFFHECHLIAHEEYPGDQMNTSGDTIGRIDPAYVNYDVPYTMWEDRDLTRPLEESLPNKGGFDREYGDYEFGGQESTSRVPRGAGEEKLLLQAWNYQWSLNRNRSNRWSLGDASWVGIDHNRGCYPRVAECGALDTFRLPKYVYYFYQSQREPDVIHAQIDSGPMVFIANTWTERVSRAKVVVYSNCDEIELFVNGKSVGVQKPDQGPDTEYGERVTGYEVDYWLTDEEQHKWKEGSVESKDDTGIVMVNRHDGGNCRHLERAPFTFEGVAYEPGELKAIGRIEGKDQAEHIVRTPLEPERLSIRIDTSGKELAADGSDFVFAYAEILDANGTVVPSANHAVTFEVEGPAVIVGENPMQAEAGIATVLLQSQPVPGEVIVTAHAKGLSSAVTRFTIA